In Thermodesulfobacteriota bacterium, the genomic stretch CGGCGGCCTTCTTGCCGAGCTTGCCACCATAGTAAAGCATTATGTCGGAAGCGATAACGCGGGCCAGTCTTTTAGCCTTCGCCTCTTTGTCATGGCCGCCGCCGCAGGCGGCCGCGATATTACGTTCCCTGGCCTCGGCCGGGCCGTTCGTCCCGCCTTCGGGGACTGAGGCGATTTCCAGGCCCAAGAGGGCGCCTGCCCTGGCCGGTAGCTCGCGTTCAAGGCAATGCGCCTCCATGTACTCGTCGGCCCCGAAGAGGTCCGCCGGTTTCCGCTTGTACCTGTTCTTGTTGTAGACCGCCGAGGTCATTATTATCCTCATGGCACCGAGTCGGCCGTCCTTCCTGAGGATATCGCATACTTCGAAGCTGAAGACCCCCTGTATGGCCGCGTCCAGTATAAGCAGATCCGGCCTTGTCCTGCCTGCCATTTCAACGGCCTTGCGCCCGTCGTCCGCGAACTCAAGCGCAATGCCGGTCTTCCGAAGGGCGCCCCTTATCGCTTCGATGATGAAACCGTTTTCCGTGGCGACAAGCACCTTTGTGGTCTTCTTGTCGTCCGGCGCAATTGCCCTGTTTGTGGCGGCTTCCCTTGAGGCCGGTTTCATCTGGGCGTCAGCCGGATTCAACCCGGCGTGTTTGCCTCCTATAACGGCCCCAGCCGGCGGCAGGCCTTCCCGCGGCAAAGCATTTACATCGCCCCGCAAAGCGGCTTGCTGCCTCGGCCTTATGATCTGAGCCGTTTGCGGCCTGGGCGGCGGGGGCAGAGGTCTGGGTTTTATTATCTGGACGGTCTGCTCCCCGGACTGCCGGGCCTCAGAGGCATCGACGGCCTGGGCGGCTTGAGGCCGGTCTTTCTGAACCTCTTGCGGCCGGGGCTCAGGCCCCGGATTGGCGACCTGGCCCGCCGGCGCCTGGGGCAAAGTGGTCCCATGACCCGGGGCAGTCGCGTGTACAATGCGGGACCTTTCGGTCCTGCTCTCTCTCGCTTCCAGGCCCTCGGTTATCGTGAATACCAATCCGCAGATTATGCACCTTAGCCTTTTCGAGCGGGTTTCCATGCTCGAAAAGACATAGTCCTTGCTGCAGCTTGGGCAGGATACGACCATGACCAATCCCCTAACAGCCGGTTCCCGTCTGCTCCGCCGGCTTCAAGATACTCTCCAG encodes the following:
- a CDS encoding response regulator, producing the protein MKPASREAATNRAIAPDDKKTTKVLVATENGFIIEAIRGALRKTGIALEFADDGRKAVEMAGRTRPDLLILDAAIQGVFSFEVCDILRKDGRLGAMRIIMTSAVYNKNRYKRKPADLFGADEYMEAHCLERELPARAGALLGLEIASVPEGGTNGPAEARERNIAAACGGGHDKEAKAKRLARVIASDIMLYYGGKLGKKAAVEDAFLVLKEEIEEGLKYFREKAPGSSDSYLHDALRERLDSAFAGTAKKLVAELKAMGKPAERT